GTGCCTCAATCTGACACAATcctcttaggtactccatgcaacttcacaatacgctcaatataCAACTTGGCTAATTTATCACCTCCATAAGTGGTacgcactgggatgaagtgtgctactttagtgagtcgatcaacaatcacccaaactgagtcatgaccgctctgggttcttggtagaccggtgataaaatgcatactaacttcatcccacttccatactGGGATTGGCAATGGCTAAAGTAATCCACTAGGCTTCTGGTGCTCTGCTTTGACCcttttgcacacatcacaatgagcgacgaatcgagcgatatcccccttcataccattccaccaatacttctccttaaggtccaggtacattttcgtagtgccggggtgaatggaataagctgagttgtgggcttcatccaaaatggtcctgcggaaatgaccttgcttaggcacacataatctcttcttgaaccacaaTACTCATCTTTATCTACTCTGAAATCTAGGGCTTTGTCTTCACTGTTGCGACCTTTAATCCATACCAATTTTCTATCCTCCATCTGAGCTTCCTTGATCTGGTCGTCCAGGACTGGATGAACACTAAGGTTGTAGTtgcaagagcggcgtacaacccttaggttcaaccttctcatttcttcactcagctctggggcttgtgtaactaagtgatggcaatacgctttacgactgagcgcacaagccaccacattagcctttccagggTGGTAGTGCATctccaaatcatagtctttgatcaactccaaccatcttctctgtctaaggttgggatctgactgggtgaaaatgtacttcaggctcttgtgatccgtgtagatttcacacttgttcccgatcagataatgtctcaaaatcttgagggcatgcacaactgcttctaactccaagtcatgggtggggtagttctgctcatgtattctcaactgtcttgaggcataagctacaactcttccttcttgcataagcacacaacccaacccttgtcgggatgcgtcgCAATAAACGACAAAGCTCTTCTGATTATCTGGCAAGACTAGCACTGGGGCAGAAGTTAGTCTCCTTTTTAACTCTTGAAAACTTCTCTCGCAAGCTTCAGACAAGACAAACTTCGTGTCCTTCCGGAGCAACTCGGTcataggccgggctatcttagagaaaccttcgatgaatctccggtaatagccggctaatcccaagaaactcctgatctccgaggctgaggttggttgcttccattctgatacttccttgaccttttctgggtccacttcaacaccttcagctgttaagacatgacccagaaaactaactctctgcaaccagaattcacacttaataaacttggcatacaaaTGGTGCTTTCTGAGCTTTCCCAGCACAACTCTGAGATGTTTTCCATGCTCCTCAGCACTCTTAGAGTAgaccagtatgtcatctatgaagaccacgacaaacCGATCAAACtcctccataaacaccttattcatgagggtcatgaaaaaggcaggggcattagtcagaccaaaaggcatcactgtgaactcatactggccataacaggtcctgaaggctgtcttagagatgtcctcttgtcgcactctaagctgatgataacctgacctcagatctatcttggagaagaacttagctcccttcagctgatcaaacaggtcatcaatccgaggtagagggtacttgttcttgatggtgactgcattcagatcacggtagtccacataaagtctcatgcttccgtctttcttcttcacaaagagcactggggctccccatggagaagcagcaggtctaataaatcccttttgttgaagctcttcAAGCTGCTTCTCCAACTCGGCAAGCTCTAGGGCTACCAACCGATAGGCATTCTTTGCTATAGACTTGGTTCCAGGGGCTAAGTCAATAGTGAACTCTACATctctttctggaggcataccgggtAATTCATCTGGAAACACATCTGCGAATTCCTGAACTACTGGCACATCTTCTGGGGACTCTGCTTGGATGTGGTTCACCATGGAGTCTGATAGGTTAGGCTGGATTAGGCATGTGACTGTTAACCCTTGGTGGTTGGTGACTTTCACTGTTCTCTCAGCACAGGCTATGTTTCCTCGGTGCTTGGTGAGCCAGTCCATaccgagtatgacatctatccctttggaAGCAAGGACTACTTGGTTGGCAAGGaatactaccccacttaggtttataGGGATATCTATGACACCTAAGTGGCAAGGTATATGACCTCCAGGCGAACGGGTCATTAGCGGCCTCTTAAGGGCTATAGTAGGTATATCTtgcttttccacaaagtggAAGGATATAAAGGAATGCGACGCTCTagaatcaaaaagcactgaggctagagctgattggaccagaaactcaccaaaaatcactcctggtgcatcctctgcttcttcagcgTACACATGATTCACCTTTGCCTTGCCGAAGGACTGCTGCTGGCTCCTAGCGGGTGCTGCACGGTTGGCTTCAGTCGGctgctttggtccttgaacaGAGTTGGAGAAAACAAAAGGGGCTGGCTGGCTGAGATATGGGCAGTTGGCCTTGAAATGTCCTGCTTCACGGCAGTGGAAACAGGTCCTCACATTGGTCACTTGACTTCCACCAGACTGCTGGGTGCGGAAGGTACTTTGGGTCTTCACAACTGGAGCTGACTGAGCTGGCTTCTGGAGAGAACCGGGGTGCACCTTGAATGAGAAGGCACCCTGGCTCCTCTGACCTGAGTGAACCAGATACTGAGTCCTCTGGAACTTCTCCAACTGCTGGGGCTTTTTTTCTTTCAACCAACGTTTGCACTCACTGAGTTCTACCTTCCTGTTCCTCtcggtggtgatagccctgttgaccatggcattgaagtcactgtgggtggtgacttcaaccaaggtcttgatttcagggttaagcccaccaagaaaagcttcttgcttcttctcgtcatcattaatatcctctggtgcataacgagacaactctgagaacttatgaagatactctgtcacagtcatcccaccttgacgaagctttctgaactcatcATTCTTGAGCTTCATAACACTGCTGGCAATGTGATTTTCTCTAAAGATCTTGACATAGTCATCCCATACCATCTTGTTAGCATTTTCGTTTATTTCCCTGTAACTCTGCCACCAAGCAAGGGTTGGTCCCCTTAACTGCTGTACTGCGAGCAAAACCTTGTCtctatcatctgcatggactacttcaagcttcatttcaatctctcgcagccaatcatctgcctcaattgggttatcagatcctccaaacttaggtggctgcaagcggttgaaatctgcaattctgctgccattgccattaGGATGTACTGCAGGTCTATGGTTGCCAAgattgccttgagcttgagctgtgagagtggtcacaagaacttgaaggagttggttctgctgctgcaatatggctgccagatcaatgggtgctggggcacggggaggtggcggcggtaggTGTCCATTTTCGGGTGCTTCTGGGGCTACATTCAGAGGGGTTTGGTTTCTCGGGTTGGCCTCGTCACTGTCTTCCTGAGcatggagtccctggactcggctCGAACGACGAGACATCTACGGTCAAGGAGGGCAAGATTAGGTGACTCCCCTAGTATATTGCTGGGGTGGATTtgtatatataaaatattttgtaccgcacaatgcacacaagcaaatcATTCAAGCCTCacacaagcattcattcaaacaagcaggGATACATAGCACAACGGATTACAATAACGCGGCTCGACTTTTAAGGGTCGACCAGAACAACTTGACTACTGGACCCTACGACACGGTCTTCAGGGTCTCGGTCTTCAACTTCACGGGGTGACACGGGAGGTGTGGGTGGCACCGATTCACCAATCCTCCTGCGTGGTTGGGACAAGGAATACAGCGGAATTCCCTCCAGGATTGGCGGCTCAGCAGCAGTCCTGGGATGGCGTTCTTTGCGCTTGACACGGTCCACTAGGTAGACtcccctaaggagctgactaTGGCGGTCTGCTTGCTCCCTAAGGTTCTCTTCGGCTGCAGCAAGGCGGCTTTCAGCTTCAGCTGCTCGGGCTTCTGCCTGAGCTAAGGTCAGCTTAGTCTTACGCCAACAGGACTCCGCTCTCTCAGCACGTTGGATGAGGTCTTTCACACGCTGGTGCAGTTGGTCGCACAAATcgtcaaggctaagcaaataggCAGACATAGCGACAACTGTGGGGTCCTTCTCGGTTCCTGCGGTGCTCTCCAAGttgcggatcctcgccgcccaagTAGAACGGTTACGATCCAGTGGGGAAAAGTACTTCATGGGGGTAgaacccaagtgccattcaaacatctggcacATGTACCGCAATGCCTTGCGAGCTGCAAGTGGAATAGTGTCAGGCATACGGGCTCCAGTGGCGGTGACGCTTCATGGTTGCATCTCCAAGTACTTGTCACTGGCGCCAATCTGGATGGTGACCTCACAGCTTTCGGTGCCATGCTCCATGAACTCACGACCGATGTACTCCGGACGTTCCGGAATACCAAGTCGCACAGTGGCAGCATAAAGCACCTTGGGGAATCCATCTtcgttgatgcagtaggtggtggtccagtcatcAGCCATCTGATTTACAAGGGTAGGGTTAGCATAACAACGATAAAGTTTAAGGAGTAATAGGGTTTCAAGGATTGACCATCCTAGGGCTCCTACGGTCATCGTTCACTACCGGTTCGTGTCCTACAGCCaagcatggctctgataccacctgaagcgccccgaccccaaAGATCGatgctaaaccatgtattaataacCGAAGCAAGTCTCCGGTACAATACCTGTCCAAACCGAGGACACGggccattcgaatggattgtacactctgcagaggttgtacgcttTACCCACATGCACTTCACTGTCCAGAGACGGCTccgtcatagccgacacccagccgtggctcaaccccgaTTAATCGCCCACAAACCCCCGGGGTCTTGACCAATCAGGATCACCCCAAGATATATCCACCCcggacgactaccaggttagccagtgggattagaCTAAGGTTTGCACATACAAAatcatgtggtcgtactgaaattaggttaggtgagatggcaccaCAACACACGATCCTTAAGGTTCATCAGGGCAGTCAACAACCATAACTAACCAAACCCGAGGTGTCACCATGACAAAGCTCGGTCGCAAGTCTAACACCACGGTAGCGCATGCTCCAACAAATTCCACACTGCCTTGGTCTCATTCCCATTCCAGTTTCATCAATTAACAAGGTCTAATAATATGTCAGTCTGACAGTAAATCGATATGCAATATGGCTTCAGTCAATGGTTTCTCTCAATCCCTCAGTGTATCGTCTCATGCAATCCCTAAGTCTagcaaattttatatttaacctTACTTGGGATCAATCATAGTCAACGTAAGGGATCGAtgagacttgccttcgctttcgtacgcggtggcggtggcggtttCCTGATCTCCCGGCTCCTCTGGTTTCTCCTCTGGAATCGGTTCTACTTCGTCATATGCGGCGGAAACAACACAACCGACGAACAACATAAGCAAgcataaacataaaataaaatgagctcgaatcggaaacaatttaagatatggggataggaataatatttttgggagattttcTAATGGTATGGCCGAAATTATAATAGAAATGGCATGGTAAAGTTTCAAGTCGatcggaggatttttggcgcatgaaatgataggtcagagAGGGGTTCAGAGAGGCGCATGAAaggacttgattataatattTGAAAATGTTCTGACTATTCTGGAAAGGGGCAGGGGCCTATGTGTTATTGTTTTTTATGGTGGGGTGGTTAGTTTTTAAATAGGAAGATCTGGGAGGCCTTATTTGGAAAAGGACATAAATGGAGGAAGGactcttaaaagaaaagaagggaagggttttgggcaaaaccgCCCTCTTCTTCTACCTCCCGACCAGAACACGACGCGGAACAGAGGTGGGGTAGGGGGGCGCTGGCGGCCCTGGGATCCGGCGTCccaggccacggcggcggccgggaagaGGGGGAAACGGAAGAGTGGAGCCAAGGGGGTCCGATTCCCCTACTTGCCCCGAGCAGAGGTGGCTTGTGGAGATGGGGCAACGAGGGCCGGCTGCAATGGCTATGGCGGCGGCGCAACGAGGCTGGGGAGTGGGCTCGCGATGGCTGAGGGGGTCGTGGTGGGGGAGAGCTGcgatgggggggggggctatttataggcgaggtaaggcggaggaggaggggacaCGGTGGCTGGCCGGTGTCCTGGAGCGCGGTGTCGTGGCATGGAGATGGCCGGTGAGGTGACAAGGCGCGCAGAGGTGGGCGGTGGTGTGCAGCGCAGGTGGGGAGGGGCTGCAACCAGGGAGCaccgcgcggcggcgtgctgTACAGCTCTGCTGCTGCTTGTGCTCGTGCGCTCGCGTCGAGGCGGCATAGTGCGACTAGCCTGGTCGGGCAGGAGCAGGCGGCACGGCGAGCATCCCGGGCACGCGGAGCGTGTGGGTACGGGCGCGCGGGTAGGGCGAGCATGCGCACGGGGCGGCTCAGGGACGTGCGCGCGCGGGGCCAGGAAACAGGGGAGAAGGAAGGggaaagaagaaaggagaaaaaggaaaagaagaaaagaaaaggaaaaggaaaaaaaagaggaggagagaaaaacagaggaaaaagaaaagaggggcgcggcgggcggtcgcgcgtggccgagcggcgcgggatgggacggcggcgaggaaagagagagagagagcgaggttCGGTCGGCGGaaaagggagaagaaaaggtGGAACGATGATTATTAGGACGGCGAAAATTTTCTAGTCAGGGTTAAATGAGCTCAATGATGAAAAAGCTATCTCACTAATCaggaaaaaactaaaaaaataacaCTTAACCGGTAAGGCTAAAAGAAACGTATCATTAAGTAGTTTCGTAAAACGTACATGCTGCAGCTCAAAATCCCCAAGAGCAGGATGATGGAATATAGTTGTGTTTCGAGTTTGATTGGTTCTTATGTTCTTCTCGCATTCTACTGCCTCAAGCAGCTCCTGGCTGAGACATCAGCCATGTTAAAAATTAGCCATAAGTAACTAGCCTGAGAGGACCAAAATGGCAagcatcatatttgcatagccAAGAATTAACTTGCCTGGTAGGATCCTTCATACTAATTGGCTGCCAACACATTGGGCACTGTGAACTTCTCTGACACCTATAAAAAAATCCCAATCATTAGTGAAAAATATTTTGAACAGAGAACAAAAGGGAAAAAAGGTTCAGGGTCTGGCATGCATCCTGCCCGCATGGCTAAATTCCACTGTCCTTACACATGTAAAAATGTTTTTTTACACAAAGGAAAAGACTGAATTCTAATTTATACCAATACCATATGACTCTAGCAGCATTGACAGAACCGGATACAAAAAAAGGGATGACACACCCACCACACCTGATAAATTTTGTTTACAACATCCACAAATTCAGCATGAGAAGTGTTTCTTGAGAACACAATGTTATCCCTAATTTTCCCCAgttgcaagatagtacagttaATAAAAGACCAGTTTCCCCGAGTTCAGGAAGTTGTCTACTAGAAAGATGACGAACACTGAATTTAGGGAACTAAATTTTCACATGCAAAGCCGACCATACTAAACAACTTGTCCAATGTTTCCAGTCAGAATCATCTGTAAACTCTGAATAAAGGTAATAGATATGGTCAACCAAACCAGTAAACCATAGCATGCAGTTGGAAAGGCAGACATGAAGATTTCAAATGTTCCAAATGCTGCCCTTACTGATAACCACTAACTCATGAGCCCAGATGAACTAGTTATGGTTCATGTGCATAGCAGAAATATACATATACAAATTCATAATATTTAGTATTTAGAATGTAAATAATATTTAGAATATATGCTAGTACATACCATTCCAGAATGCATTGGAGATGGAACTCATGTTTGCAGCTGGTCAACTAGAAAAAAGGAAGAAGCAAAAATAAGAAATAGTTGCAAAAAATGTCATCTATATGCAAATTGGTGCATCTAATGAAATGGCAACTTACTGCAGAAGGGTCACTCTCACAGAAAGCCTCAAGGCAAATGCTACATGCATCTGCTGAATACGTTTGTGCTAGGAGTTGGCTTGCAAATTTGTTGTGCTGTTGCTTATATGACACTGATGATTTTGGAGAAAGTCAGTGATGTGGACTGTAGGTCATTACGGTTTTCGGAtttatctgttttttttttgttcatgaTGAAATGTTAGCTTCTGTTATTACTTTTAGAATAAATCCAGGACTTTTATTTTCTATACCTTTTATGGGGAACATAGCTCAATTTTATAGGATTTTTTTGTTACTTTTGACCGTGATTGTCCACTTTTACAAGCTGCATTTGTGCTTTGCGGTTCTTGTGAGGTAGCAGATCTATGTCAACTTATAGTATACAGTTAATTGCTTAACTATAATGCTTTTTTAGTATAGTTATATAGTATTCTTGATAGTCTCCTGAAAACACAGAAAACCAGGCTGATTTTCCataataagattttttttaggaAGGTAGGCATGCCACTTTTGCCTACCCCTTGTACAGGTTCCTGTACAGCTATGCTATCATTTGCAATAGCTGCAGCCTTTGCACTTAAAACACATCTAGCATTCTCAAGGTTTCTAATCATATACACACTTTCTCAACTAGAGAATCATCAGAAAGAACAGAAAAAGAATTGTATTATTGGAGGGGATTTTGGGGGTGGTGTTCCTTCCAGGTTGCGCTTCTTAGAATAGAAAGAGTCCTAGTCTTTTGCGTTCTTATTCCTGTCTCGCATGTTCTGTTTCCAGAGTCCTGGACTGCTT
This genomic interval from Panicum virgatum strain AP13 chromosome 8K, P.virgatum_v5, whole genome shotgun sequence contains the following:
- the LOC120645740 gene encoding uncharacterized protein LOC120645740; translated protein: LSPKSSVSYKQQHNKFASQLLAQTYSADACSICLEAFCESDPSALTSCKHEFHLQCILEWCQRSSQCPMCWQPISMKDPTSQELLEAVECEKNIRTNQTRNTTIFHHPALGDFELQHVRFTKLLNDTFLLALPMADDWTTTYCINEDGFPKVLYAATVRLGIPERPEYIGREFMEHGTESCEVTIQIGASDKYLEMQP